GATATTGAAGTGACTTGTGAGGTAAGATTTTGTTGATATCAATTCAATGACCATAGAGTACAAGGGTGTTTAAGTTAATTCATGCTTCAAGAATATTAATTGTATGTGCTGCAATTTGAAAAGCAATGCAGCTTTAGTCAATAAGTTTGTTCACTCGTTTTATAgtaaaagataattaattaaatatcctCACAGACATCATCATCTTTAGCCCATTATCCAATTTAAGGATAGTCAGCATTTTTTCATTCCTTGAATCTCCAATCTGGCCATTCAATTTAGGCCATTATCGAAGCAACAACTGGCATAATTTGCATTATCAATTAATCATTTCCTTATATCCTCTAAtctatgtgttgctggggagttttttgcgccacttcttcttcccagcaataacacataggaagtggtgaagggtgggcgttttgggggctgtcttttgtaaatttctgactgtcgaaaagtgctgttttgcagccaagtttgaattttgattttgaaacttTAATGTTTCTCTAGAACATTCCTCACATCATTTTCTTCTATCAGGTGTTAACAGAACGTCTAGCAGACTTGGACAGTGCGCCCCCCCTCACAGTGCTGCCGATATACTCGCAGCTGCCAGCTGACCTGCAAGCCAAGATCTTCCAGCGAGCACCACCAGGACAGAGGAAGTGTATCGTCGCTACAAATATTGCTGGTAAGGAGATTCTGTACGTGGAACAttacagccttttcatcgtctcactgctgggctgcggcctcctcaaacacggagaaggattgagcgttaatcacctcgtttgctcaatgcgggttggtgaatTCAGactaagtccaggtttcctcgagatgttttccttcacctttttatcagccattggtgtacaagatatacttagaaagtaggtagatacatacaaacttagaaaagttgcattattAAGTCTGCCATTGTACCAGTTTGTATatgaagtttaaataaataaataaattatttatacgtgGGATAATCCCTTCACGTTTTTGCAATTATGTTGTAAcgacataaattattatctatctTTATGTTCACGGataattaattagaattaattacTTGCAAGTTACAATAACACTTTTCCGTTACATAAGCATTTATTGTCGTGGGTTTTTTTCGTAGCGCTTTAtggtatgtttaaaaataaaatacttgtattattttttacagagACATCACTGACGGTCGATGGTATTATGTACGTAATAGATAGTGGATACTGCAAACTGAAGGTGTACAACCCAAGGATCGGTATGGATGCGCTACAGGTACGTTTaataaagacattttttttaattacatttatatgttaATTAGGAAGTAGTTATGATTGCTTTCCATTCTGGTGCCTCTTTGTTCTTGAGGCGTCAGAACAAAATGTGCGCCAAATGCATCGTTCGTtttgaatttctttaaaaacataagaaaaacCGTCTTTAACACCAACTGTCCTCCAAAAAACGCATCCAAATCAGTTCATCCGTTTAAAAACTTCGGTGCTAATGAATAACAGACAGACTACTCCCataatggtttaaaaaaaaatacttgtggGGAAACATCATTCTCATCTTGAATCTGACTGGCTCCTGGTTAAACTTCTGTTTATTTCTGAACTACTAACTGAATTGCCATCTTCCAGATCTACCCAGTAAGTCAAGCAAACGCTAGACAGCGTGCCGGCCGCGCCGGGCGAACGGGGCCCGGCAAGGCCTTCTGTCTATACACACAGCGGCAGTACCAACATGAGTTGTTAgcctccaccgtgcctgagatACAGAGGACCAATCTAGCTAACACTGTGTTACTGTTGAAGAGTCTGGGTGTTGAGGATCTGTTGGCTTTCCATTTTATGGACCCGCCGCCGCAGGtttgttttactttgttttaattGGCATCCATGATAAATGTCCTTAAcgtaattttgcttaatttttgtttcttaCATTGGTGCTCTTAATACCTATTTTTGTATGCATTTTGGTACAcgatatttgataaaattaattttggtgCTAAAGTAAGATTTCTTCTTCTGTGTACTATAATGGGTATTGTAGGTATGTCCACAATCCTAActtacttgtgacgtcacacttatttatttttgtgtaacttCTCCTCCATAAACTGCTTTATATACTTCCCTCATGTACTGCCAATATGTAGTCCCACCCCTATGGAGCTaccttattttgtttcttatgcGCTCCCTATAAATACTGTCTCTATCTACTCTCTTCCTTGTGTACTACCCCAACTTTATAAAAATTTCTTCTTCCCAGGACACGATCCTGAACTCGATGTACCAACTGTGGATCCTGGGCGCGTTAGACGGCACGGGCTCGCTAACCCCGCTGGGGCGGCAAATGGCGGAGTTCCCGCTCGACCCGCCGCAGTGCCACATGCTCATCGTCAGCGCAGAGATGGGCTGCAGTGTTGAAGTGCTTATTATTGGTGAGTAGGCTTCATTAGATACAGATTCACATTAGATCCCACATTTCGCTTTTCATTATGGACGTTTCCCCACCACGCATACTCGCATTTTTCATCATGCATTTTTCGAAGACTATGCTCGTATATCTGCCAGAATAGTCTCCTTTTCCACAATCGAGAGATTGGCTTCCATCATTAGCTAGGTGGACCAGATATCGAGAACTCCGCGACTCGAGAGACCGACGTGCCTTACTCGGATAAAAAGAAGTCAGGTTTCTCGGATCAAAAGAGACACAGAAAGTGAAGGGACGTGCATTTTGGAGGCTGTCTTGGGGTTTTCTTCTCTTGACGTTTAAAAAGGTTTGATTTTTACCTACTTAACTGTGGTGAAATGATTTTGATTGAGAGACGCAAACTAAATTTCATACTAacctgattttttttattattataccaatttttttagttttttcgtGATACTCAACAACCAATTCCTTCGTCCCCAGTATCGATGCTGTCAGTGCCGTCAGTGTTCTACCGGCCTCAGGGTCGCGAGGAGGAAGCTGACTCCGTCAAGGAAAAGTTCCAAGTGCCCGAGTCTGATCATCTTACTCTACTGCATTTGTACAACCAGTGGAAGGCTAACAAGTAAGTTGTATACTATGTTGAGGTAGATTACCAGTCTATCTGCATGACGGTTGAAAATCATTTGACATACACAAAAGAAGAACTGTACCTATGACTGTTCAGTTACAAGGATTCGATTTTATTAGTTCTAATgggattatttaatttttaaataaataaatgtttaactCCAATCAGGATTCGAATACCATTTTAGAAGAGATATAATTCGAAAAAAtaatccatcctccgagccttttcccaatcatgttggggtcggcttccagtctaaccggattcagctgagttcctgtgctttacaagaagcgactgcctatctgacctcctcaacccagttacccgggcaacccgataccccttggttagactggtgtcagacttactggcttctgactacccgtaacgactgccaaggatgttcaatgacagccgggaccggAAATtcgaaaaaataatatgagTAGGAAACTCTCAGCATACTTTTCTAGACACAAAAAGCCTTGAAAATCAAATCCGATTTGATCCTTGGTAACTTGTTACTATCCAATTTTTACCTCTTTACTTCCCAGTTACTCAGGCCAGTGGTGTACCGAACACTTTGTTCACGGCAAGGCGATGCGTAAAGTACGCGAAGTGCGTCAACAGCTGAAAGACATCATGCAACAACAACGACTGCCGCTCGTGTCGTGTGGGACTGACTGGGATACTGTCCGCAAGTGTATCTGTTCAGGTAAGGCTTTAGATGTTTTGAGGCGAATTTAAGCTTCGTCTTTGTGCCCTAATTTTCGCGTTCTGGTGCCccatttttttgttgttctttAGTGGATGAACTTTGGTTTTATCAGTTTAATCATGGCGCCcgtattttatttcagtaggtAATTGGCTGTTTTCcgccatttattgaggaaactatttattatttccctGCCAACTATCATGCAGAATAACCAACCCCAGTTTCGATCTGTATTTCTTCAAACATCTCCGAAGTTCTAGTAAAATGAGACGACATTATCAATACCGACATCCCTCAAATTCGTTAAATTTTGGTATCTGTATGTATCTCAATAATTCAGCAAAAATCGTAGCACGTTTAGGTTACCCAACTCCTAATTTTACCAAATTCGTCCACAGCATACTTCCAGCAAGCAGCTCGCCTCAAAGGCATAGGAGAATACGTGAACTGCCGCACAGGCATGCCTTGTCACCTTCACCCGACTTCAGCACTGTTCGGTCTTGGCAACTCGCCCGACTATGTGGTCTACTACGAGCTGATGATGACCACGAAGGAGTACATGCATTGTGTGACGGCTGTCGATGGGAGATGGTTGGCTGAGCTGGGACCCATGTTCTTTTCGGTTAAGGAGACTGGCAAGTGAGTACCTATGGGAAATTATTATGTAAGATTTAGGGAGGGGCGGCATAACATTGGAAAAAAATGGAGAtccatttgtttttttgtacacCAATCTTGTGTCCAATTGTGGTCAAAGCGTGTACTTAATGATACTTCCATGTATAACCCACGAGTAGAAATAACCATACATATGTCAACAAatggatataaaaataattcaattcaatgtatttatttgtgagcataggtatacagaaaggtcttaaaattaaacatgttagAGCTCTAAGTTCTACCAAATGGAATTggtgtacaaataattttaatcctattgagtttatataaaatcagtgtttctattttatcatttagaaatatttcaactgAGTAAAATATATAATGGAATTTTTAATTCCTATTTATAGCTGTAACATGTGATTTTAATTCGTATATCAACTCAGCCATGACCCATAGTATAGTAGGATGCTTAAATGAAACCATAATTTTCACTATCAAATATTCTTCTCCAGAACAAATCGCGACAAACGCAAAGAAGCAGCCGTCCACCTCCAACGAATGGAAGAAGAAATGAAGCAAGCAGAACAGAAGATGGCAGAAGAACGAAAGAGAAGAGAAGAAGACGTGCCAGTTAAACAGGAGATTGCGACGCCAGGACTCAACACGCCTAGGAGAACGCCACATAGGCTGGGACTTTgaaaataactgtatttttgataggcttaaatgaaataaaggattttttcacaatattttttcgtCTTaaaatatcatcctccgagccttttcccaactatgttggggtcggcttccagtctaaccggattcagctgagtaccagtgcttttacaagatgcgactgcctatctgacctcctcaacccgggcaacccgatatcccttggttagactgatgtcagactaactggcttctgactacccgtaacgagtgccaaggatgttcaatgacagccgggacctacagtttaacgtgccatccgaaacacagtcattggtgtctaagatatacttagaaagtacatacaaacttagaaatgtagcattggtacttgcatggcctggaatcgaacccgcgccctcaaactcgagagattggttctttgcccactaggccaccacgactttcgtcttaaaatataatttcagtttATTGAACTacttactggtaagtagacaataacaaaacattaagttAAGCAGATAGAGAGAtaaggcaaaaaaaaaatactagagcTGGTAGCGCGATCGTCGCTGTAGCTTACATTTGTGACTACAAAATGTGTTGttcaatgttattatttattttaaaacataaaataaatagaaaagacTAAGAGGTGTGCGTTCGCGTAGCGAAATTAACTAAAATTTGTTTCCGCTGGACGAAcgacactaattatctgcataattgaaatctttaaattcaacaacattccgctgcgcgaacgcacacgactAAGAGACCCAAAAATGCTTAACTTGTATTACCGTACCTAAACCCTTAAATATTACacatggaaaataaataaaacccattttcttttatttatacattttattctaACGGAACACAATGAAAATCAGTTCTATAACGTTTGAACTTACATTCAGGcgtgattttataatttatatatattcactataataataaacttgtATGTACACACGGAATTCCAAAACACAAGAAATATAATCTTTGATTTGATATTCAAgtgttaaaatattcaattccaATGTTCTTACAAATGGTATCAGtcggagaaaaaaaaacaatttaaataatttttatccaCAAATATTGGTAGTATTTTTTAAGCCTCTTTTGAAAATAGTGATTAGTAAAAGTCCATAAATAGGATACGTACTATACGTTTCGCATATTTCAGAACGCTACTCGAGACAAAATTGTCTTTTATCATATTTCGAGTTTCATCTTTTTCTTTGACAAAATTACGGAGCCATTTGACGACGTTAATTCATATTTTCTGCACCCTAAATTCTTGAGTGACCTTCTGAAATACGCACCTACGCTTTTAACAATGATTGACCACCcccaaattaaaaaataatttcgtaaGAAAATCATTCTCCAAGTGCAAAaggaacaaaattacaaaaatataggaACTCACTTggaataaaaattacaacataaaATTCCCACACTGTTCCCCAAAAATTTAGTTTGATTAATAAACCTAATGCATAACTCCAACTGACaccaaaataaatgtaataatttacaaacccagttagtgataaaaaaatatacttttctaCTTAATTTACTTAAACTGAAGATAACTTTATAATGAAGAGTCATCTTACTTCACTCAAAATTCTcagtttaagtaaataaagtgAAATCAAATCTTAAATTACAAGACAGGCAAGTGTTgccacataaaataaaataaaaataacgaacaACCTTCAATGTTTAATCAcaaaaatagatataaaataatttccatacAATTGTCGATAGtagtgtttatttaaaaataatatgattacTGTAGCGACTACCGTACATTTCACTATAAAACTAAACTTCAAGTAGGTACGTCATACTTTGGAAGGACTCGTATTCATGACGTCTTAACGATTAGATCATCTACATTACATTTACTTGGCGTTAATATttcaactaaaaatatattttaagtaagaTTTATTTGTAACTTGTAACTAGTATAAGTGTAATGTAGATGTGCTGGTAGATCAATTAAAGTTTAACTATGTAATCGACCTAGTTAGGCACTAACTAACCTACTTATCCCCATTTGATTATCATCATGTGACCATCCGCTAACCTTTGGGTAATTTAGTTGTTTATATGGAACCAAGTCTAACATTCCTTATATTTTATTGCCAAGCAAAACTCTCTCTTCTCAAAAACTTCACATTGGAAGGAATAATGTCAAAAATACTTTTGCAACACCTATCCAATgtctatatatttttcaatatccaATCCATTCACCATGAGCCTTAACCTTTAAATATTCCCCATTTTTCACTTTAATTATTAGACATTGGTGCCATGTATAGACAGAAATTGTGCTGAATAATTCcctaatgaaaatgactataaTTGTGTTTACTTGCTGGCTAAATAATAGGGAATTATGTGGCCATTTTCTGTATTGAATTAACACAGTTTGAATATTTACAAGTGACCAATCCAGTAGAAAGCCTTCAAAACTTACGGCTTTGCACGTTTTAATTCGTCACAGCAGAATTCATGTAGcattatatttctattttttaagcGGTGACGATTTATTTACAGCtaagttcaaaacaaaattagatGTCAATGCATGATTGCGTATGTTAATAACTGGTTTAAAGCAGATGCAGTGATGTGTATTATGTCTTTTCCAAGGTTTTAGGAGTATCTTTATACACAATATCGTCTAAATCTGTTCACCCTAGACGAGTATAAGATAGATTTAATTTTGCTTCTTTAAATCCGTGATGTTTCAAGCATGACTTTATAAGGTAGCTATCAAAAATTAgtttaaacatcaaatatttctttgaaaattgagaTCATCAAAAAGATTTTTGATTATTGCAAGCGCCGACATTTCAATACCTAAGCGCTTAACGTGCATTCGAGCACTTTTGCCATCATAAACAACCAAACTACCCTTAAAAAGATTCAACAATTATTTAGTGCTAGATTGAGGCCATTTTTCTCAATATACCTCTTTTTCGCTTCTGCTATCATTTGAGCTTTCCGTTCTTGGAAGCTGAGCTGGCGTTCCTTGGCACTCTTGGGGAAGACGCCGGTGGGTGCTGGGGTCACGTAGCGAGGCTTGGAGGTGGAGGGTCGGGGCTCTGTCGTGTCCTCAGGGGTGTAGGGAGTCACCCCCTCCAAGAAGTTAGTTATTGTGACGTCCACGCTGCGGGTTTTAGCTGTGGGGGTAAAGAATATTATTAGTACTTTTTTGTGGATATTCAAAGACAAAGAAGTTTTTAGCACAttttcacgtcaaaattacaaaaggacagcaccccgaaaaagcccccctttcaccacttcccaGTGTTATAGCTGGAAAGTAGAAGCGTTATTGGTGTTTGGAAATTACTGAATACAAATTGGAATCAATTTTGATTTCTTATTAGGCTGCATTaagttttggaaaataaaaaccaaGTCAACAGATAGATTTTATGCTGTCACGTATTCCCATGTATGGGCTTCGgtaatttacttattatattatatctagcctgtagtgtcccactgctgggcaaaggcctccccattaaTTTACATGGCATAAAAAACTAGaaccaacaaaatataaatttattgaAACTCACCTAAATCCCTGAGTATATCGTGTATGGGCACGGCAGGCAGCACCTCCTTGACCTGCCGCGCGAGCGTGGTGACGTCACCCGCGCCGCCGGCTCGACGCGAGGGGGGGGCGCGACCGCGGGGACGGAGCTCTTCCCATTTGAATTCTGTTCTCTCGATCTAAAGAGAACGGGATATAAGAAAAAGTAATATAACTGAAATTATCCTAATAAAGATTACgaaaaatgtatcaaaatactacttattcGTAATAATGACGTCAATAAACGATTGTCAGTCACGGTGGCCTTTATCTTTACGGAAAATCAGCTAACTGCGCAAGACGTATAGTGAAGAAGCATTAACACTGGCACAGATACACTCTCATATACTGATGGAACGACAATCCgatacgaccggagagagatcaggcgcaggaaaAACATTAACCTCCTCTCCGatacacgggtgtatcaatcaccatctTCCAGACTCCTGGCTACTTTGTGACTTCCTTGTCCCACAATTTTACGATCCCCGGCCCGAACCGGGAATTGGACCCAAAACTCCGTATACCGCAGTCACATTTTATATAGACTCTATTTACCTGTAACGCCTCAGCGATAGCCGCACTAAGGTTATTGGCCATAGCAGCGTCGTCGTCATCATGCCTCTCTACAGGCGGCAGCAGGCGCAGCGAGTACACGGTGACCGGCGTGCACAGGAACCACAGCGCGTCTGCCCAGGGGAACGACGAGCGACTGTCACCGCCGTGGACGGTCACGTTCGTGAACATGCGCTCTACACCTGGGGGACGAATTTTTGAAGGTATTTTATTGCAGAATCACCAAAAAAACCACGAAGAAAAGTTTAATGCGGTCTACCACCCTACGGGTGATAATCGTTTGTATGTTATGTCACACTTAAAATAACAAGGTCAATTGCTTCTTATGTCCCGTTAAAAAAGTAAACCTTAAAGAAATTGGATATCACAAGTTGTTTTGGTAAAACCTGTGAAGCAAGGTAACTCTTCTATGTAGAAAGACGACTGTCATTCTACAAAGAACCACACTTATTGCttcccaattaaaaaaaaatattcatgtctGAAAATGTAACAATGTTTCTCTCTTTGAGAGGAGGCCACAGCCCTTCAGTgagacaataaaaaggctgatataTAATGAACAGAAACCATCTAAATTCTAAAGTATAACTCACTGATAGCGACGGGTTGCACGCGGTTGCCAAGTGGGCAGGGCCAGTCTGTGAACTTGAGTAAGCCCTTGCCGTTGGTTGGCCCTCCCTCAGGCTGTAACAGCACGGGCTTACTGGGGCATTCAGCGAAGTGTTGCCTGTTAACAAAAACAACGTTCAAagttaatgttttcttttttatttaaatagaccTAATAcaggttcttatgaaaagtcTAGCTAGTTACATGGTTCCAAGGAGTTGGTCTCATTATGAAGATCCGGCAAGGTAAGCCATTTGCAGAGGTTCTTTCCAACTGTGGAAAGTGAGATTTGAGTACTTAAACGGCAAAGACTACTCCTTGGTTTGGTTTAGGCATCATTTAGCGAGCATATATTTATTAGTTgtgaattatattttcttatatcgTGTAAATTAATTACGATTGCAATAATAAATAGTCGGGTTCAATGATTTTTATGTACTAAACCCGCCTTCTTATATTATTAACTAATGATACTTGATTATATTGAGAATCAAAAGGTTTATAAGGTAGTTTACCTGGCGGATAATTGTGATTTTTTACTGCTGGTATAGAATACCTaagctgttatttttttaaacttaggGTCCGTAATTGTAGTACTAATGACTTGCATAAATGTAAATTATCTATAATATGAGTAACTTACTTTCTTACAAATTGTGCTGCATTCCTTATTCCAAGAGTTGATGCAAAAAATGGAGGTACTTTCCATTTTCTGAGCtggaaacaaagaaacatacatttttttatcatttcaatagaaacaaaatatacaaactcgtctaaattgtaacaaaaatattggagGTGCAAATTGTGTTATAAAAGCCATAGACATCGATTTCTAAAATCACAAACAggcattttctattttatttatttactatacatTATATCTGTTTTCAAAGCACATCTGCTCATAAAACGTATCTACATAATTTCATATCAAGTTTATTGACCTCGATTCATATAatcataaattaacatttaagaAATATGGACCTTATGTTAAGGGCTTAAGGTTCGAATATGATTAAACATGAAATTCCATATGTAAAAGGTATAAAAAGCGCATGACGTAGGTATATAAACAAAAGTATATGTTATCAAATGTAGTAGAAAGGATTCTTTCTTATCTTTAGAATTCAAGTTTCTGCTTACAAAGCggcataattttattgttcataAGACCCGTTATTTTGAGTAAAGATAATATCTCCGCTGCGccgtatttgtaaatattaaaatgttgttatatAAAGGAGAAAGTTTGTAAGGACGAACGTACGTGTGTCTGTaggtttgttactctttcacgctaaaactactggatatattttgatgaaacttgacagtaatgAAGCCTAATATCATAATTACATACAGGGAAAACActttaaaaaacttttgatCAATTAGTGGTACAATTTTGAGAATAAGTACAACGAGTACAACCTATTAGATATGATACATATAAATCTATTTAATCAAAACAAGTGATAAAGCTTTGAAATTACGTAGCAATGactgaacatttatttttacgacaattacctacttgtttgtttataatttatcagACTGGTAACTTACAATGcatgattataatttattttaggccAAAATACACTGCAAGTACTAAAATAACATGATAAGAAAAGAGGAAGGATTTCTTACGATActtgtttttgataaataaataaatgactgtaGAGGATGGCTTGTGTATACAAATAAcgaattttatgattttttatttggacAAGGTCAAAAGAAGATTCAATGACacacataattatgttttggtACCTAGCTTGCTGACGTTTTTAGAAGCTTATAAAcaacacatacatacctatatacacatacctatttgaaattattttgcccgttttcaccaacaatctcttaacgtttccctaactaagtgtcacttaaaATAAGGACTCCCCCAATAATAAAAgatataagggacacttaaattTTGGTGataacgaaattcgtattaagtgttccctaaatgctcttagggcatccctaaatttaggtatttgttggtgataATGGGCATTAGAATATTAAACTGAGTCTTTTTACCACTCACAGTTAACAATGGCGAGACTTCTAGTGTGGCAATCAGTTACAAATTGCAtgaaaaacatttcttaaatgTCCCCGAAACTACAACCATTGTTGTAttatggtaaataaataatgtaatacttACACTAATGGTGCCAAGCACATGTGAAGCGGCGAGTGAGTCGAGACACGACACGTAGTTCGCCACCATCACGCTACAACGCGGGTCGCGGGTGCCCTTTAGTTTTACATATACACctggaaataaaacaaacattattaaagaaactattcaacttatttattgttttttttccacATACCTACTAAAACAAAGGGTTGGAATCTTAGTAAGCTGCAGGATATTTTCTGTCTCCAATTTATCTCAAAGAGGATTGTTCAGGGGACATCGCATTGCTTTTTACACACAACAGATATAATCATACAATTGATACAAATAATAACTCACTGTTGCCGTACGTTACCGCGCGGTATTTTGcagcttaattaaagtcaacTGACTTTAAAAGGtactaaataaattgatttcctTTAGAATGTGCTAAGCTGCCAATACTTGATTCTGCATGGTCTAGTAATCAATTGAATGTGTAACGCAAGTATTTTACTAGCCTAACATATTGATCAAGATATGTAGGTAAAGCAAAACCAGAACTACTGAAAAGGAAATATGATGTCAAAATATTgtcatacacatacatattaacagcaatttaaataattatgtacaatgGTAATTGTTAATCTGCTAAATAGCTTGCACTATATTTTGACTGGCTTTGAAGCTAAGAGGAAAATCAAATTGAAATATGAATTGTAAAACACATACACATGATATACAAGACAGAATCTATTAGCTGTGTAAGTTATTAAGTAgctattaaagttaattaaatggCTTATCTTGGGCAGAAAAACAGTCACATGAGAGATAATATAATTGCATCCTTTATAATCCTCATTAATTGCTTCCtaattacataatatgttaATTTCTTATACAGTTAGCTGACTGGTTAAAGCACCAGTCTATCATGTATAAGTGTACAGGTACAATTCCAGGTTTAGCAAAtaccaatctatactaatattataaagctgaagagtatgtttgattgtttgtttgaacgcgcgaatctcaggaactactggtccgatttga
Above is a window of Helicoverpa armigera isolate CAAS_96S chromosome 11, ASM3070526v1, whole genome shotgun sequence DNA encoding:
- the LOC110373700 gene encoding pre-mRNA-splicing factor ATP-dependent RNA helicase PRP16 isoform X2, with product MDSTKFSTFFGNVPTFTIPGRTFPVETFFAKNVCEDYVDGAVKQALQIHLQPEEGDILIFMPGQEDIEVTCEVLTERLADLDSAPPLTVLPIYSQLPADLQAKIFQRAPPGQRKCIVATNIAETSLTVDGIMYVIDSGYCKLKVYNPRIGMDALQIYPVSQANARQRAGRAGRTGPGKAFCLYTQRQYQHELLASTVPEIQRTNLANTVLLLKSLGVEDLLAFHFMDPPPQDTILNSMYQLWILGALDGTGSLTPLGRQMAEFPLDPPQCHMLIVSAEMGCSVEVLIIVSMLSVPSVFYRPQGREEEADSVKEKFQVPESDHLTLLHLYNQWKANNYSGQWCTEHFVHGKAMRKVREVRQQLKDIMQQQRLPLVSCGTDWDTVRKCICSAYFQQAARLKGIGEYVNCRTGMPCHLHPTSALFGLGNSPDYVVYYELMMTTKEYMHCVTAVDGRWLAELGPMFFSVKETGKTNRDKRKEAAVHLQRMEEEMKQAEQKMAEERKRREEDVPVKQEIATPGLNTPRRTPHRLGL
- the LOC110373696 gene encoding lipid droplet-regulating VLDL assembly factor AUP1; this encodes MALTVDKLMNDERFSGDNVLQFLLYLPFGILLLVVRLLLALVLWVASIILPNKSGVRQMLSTLACWTFGVYVKLKGTRDPRCSVMVANYVSCLDSLAASHVLGTISLRKWKVPPFFASTLGIRNAAQFVRKQHFAECPSKPVLLQPEGGPTNGKGLLKFTDWPCPLGNRVQPVAISVERMFTNVTVHGGDSRSSFPWADALWFLCTPVTVYSLRLLPPVERHDDDDAAMANNLSAAIAEALQIERTEFKWEELRPRGRAPPSRRAGGAGDVTTLARQVKEVLPAVPIHDILRDLAKTRSVDVTITNFLEGVTPYTPEDTTEPRPSTSKPRYVTPAPTGVFPKSAKERQLSFQERKAQMIAEAKKRYIEKNGLNLALNNC